A window of Streptomyces profundus genomic DNA:
AGGCGTAGCCGGCGATCTCGGCGAGGCCCTGAGGGGTGATCAGGTCGGCGACGGTGCGCGGGTCGCCCGACTCCTGGAAGTCCCACGGGCGGGAGTCGGCCGCGCCCAGCAGCACCACGCCCGGCGTGTCGACAAGACCGGCCAGGCGCTCGACGCTGGTCGGCTCGAAGGACTGGAGGAAGACCGGCGCGTTGGACCGATGCAGCCGGCGCCGGCGCAGCAGCGCGGCCAGCGGCTCCTCCAGGCCGAGGCCGAGCGAACGGAAGTACGTGGGGTGCTTGGTCTCGGTGTACAGCCACACCGGGCGGCCCCGGCGGCGGCCCTGTTCGGCGGCCCAGTCGAGCACCTCGGCGAACGTGGGGATCTCCCAACGCCCGTCGTAGAGCGTGTTGTGCGGACGCTGGCCGGGAATGCGCTCGACGGCGCGCAGGGTCTTGAGCTCGGCCAGCGTGAGGTCCTCGGTGAACCAGCCGGTGTAGTCGACACCGTCCACCGTCTTGGTGGTGCGCAGCTCGGCGAACTCCGGGTGGTCGGCGACGTCGGTGGTGCCGGTGATGTCGTTCTCGTGCCGGCACACCAGATGGCCGTCCCTGGTGGGCACCAGATCCTGCTCGATGATGTCGGCACCCAGGTCGAGCCCCAACTGGTAGGCGCCCAGCGTGTGTTCGGGTCGGTAGCCGGAGGCGCCCCGGTGCGCGACCACGGTCGGCACCGGCAGCGCGCGGCCCCCGCCGCCCCCGCCTGGCCGCCCCGCGGCCTCGGCGGCCGGCGCCGTCCCGGCGCCGGTGCCGACCAGCGCGGCGCCGCCGGCGCCCGCCATCGCCGCGCCCAGCACCGCCCGCCGGCCGAGCGCGCTCCTGGTGGTGTCCGCGGCCTGTCGAGCTGACATGTGTTCTCCCTCGCCGATGAGCTGACCGCGCCGATCGTAGGGACGCGCGCCGTCCCCCGGTAGGACGCGCGGGCGAACTCCCGGCGAAGCCGCCCCCAACGGCTCGGGTGCCGTCGGGACGATGTGACGTTCTCCGCACCATCGGGTGAACCCTGTGCGGGAGGGACCCCTTCGCGCGAGTATCGTCCCTATGCATTCCTATGCGTCACGAGGAATGCGCCGAACGCATCGCGAGATGCGCGTGACCATGAACGACCCGGAGGGGAAGTTGTCCCGATTCGTGCTGTTGAAGGTGCTGCTGGGCCCCCTGCTCAAGCTGCTGCTGCGCCCACGGGTCGAGGGGCTGGCCCATGTGCCGGGGAGCGGTCCGGTGATCCTCGCCGGCAACCATCTGACCTTCATCGACTCGGTCATCCTTCCGCTGGTCTGTGACCGCCAGGTCTTCTTCATCGGCAAGGACGAGTACGTCAAGGGCCGCTCCGTCAAGGGCCGCGTGATGGCCTGGTTCTTCACGGCGGTCGGCATGATCCCGGTGGACCGGGACGGCGGACGCGGCGGCGTCGCCGCGCTGATGACGGGACGGCGGGTGCTGGAGCGCGGCGATGTGTTCGGGATCTATCCCGAGGGCACCAGGTCCCCCGACGGCCGCCTCTACCGGGGCCGCACCGGCATCGCCCGGCTGACCCTGATGACGGGGGCGCCGGTGGTGCCCTTCGCGATGATCGGCACCGACCGGGTGCAGCCGGGCGGCAAGGGCCTGCCCCGCGTGGGCCGCGGCCGACGGATCACCGTCCGCTTCGGCCAGCCGCTGGACTTCTCCCGCTACGAGGGCATGGACCGCGACCGCTATGTGCTGCGGGCCGTCACCGACGAGGTGATGACCGAGGTGATGCGCCTCTCCGGCCAGGAGTACGTCGACATGTACGCCACCAAGGCCCGCGCCGCGTAGCCCTGGCCGGGCGGGCGGACGACCACCGCCCCCCGCCTCCCACCGGGCGGGGTTCCCGGCCCAGCGACACACAGTAAGGGCGCGCGCCGGGCCGCCGGCCGTGTGGATGACGGCACGGGCTGCGCGCCCGGTGACGCCGATTCCGCCGGCCCGGTCGGGCGGGGCCGCGCCCCTCTGGTGCGGGCTGAGGCAAGAGGCGCCCGTTCGTCTGGCCGGTGGGGGCGTGGAGTTGGCCGGCCCGGTCACCGGGCGTCGCCCGTCCACCGGGCGAGGGTGCCCGACGGGGCTGACGCCAGCCGGCTCACCGCCCCACGCCGAAGGTGCGCTGCCCGGCCGGGCAGCGCACCCCATCGGCGACGCCGGCCAGGCGGCCAAACCACCCCACACCGAACGGCTCCCGCCCACCCCCGCCGGCGAAGCTCGCGCCCCACACCCCACCCGGCGCAGCCAGCCCCGCCGGGCAGGCGTCCGCGTCGAGGAGCCCGGTGGCCAAGCCCCCGCCGGCAGGCGGTCAGCGCCAGGGGAGGGCGGAGCGGGTGCGCCAGTAGGTGGTGGGGGGTTCGACCAGACGGGCCAGGGAGGCGAGGCGGGCCGGGTCGAGGCTGAGGGTCGCCGCCTTCGCGTTCTCGGTCAGCTGAGCGACCGTCGCGGCGCCGGAGAGGACCAGCGCGGCCCACGGCTGGGTCAGCACCGCGGCCAGCGCCACCGCGTCGGCCGTGGTGCCGCTGTCCTGCGCGAGGCGGCGCAGTTCCGGCGGCGCCGCCTCGCCGGCGAGGCGCCCGTTGGCCAGCGCCTCCTTGACGAGCACCGTGCGCCCCGCTTCGTGCGCCTCGGCCAGGGCCGGGCCCGCTGACGGCTCCAGCAGGTTGAACGTGGCCTGGACGGTGGAGTACAGCGGCCGGCCGCCGACCGTGACGTCCAGCGCGGCGCGGATCGCCTCGGCCTGGTCGGGGCCACTGGTGGAGAGACCGACCGTCACGCCGTCCTCGACGAGGCGGGCGAGGCGGGCCAGCACCGCCGGGTCGCTGAGGGCGGGGCTGCCGGGGGTCACCGAGTGGACCTGGTAGAGGTCGAGGCGGCCGTCGAGCAGCGCGGTCGACTCGCCGAGTTGGCGGTCGAGGGTGGCGGCGCCGTGGTCCTTGACCTCGTGGGTGTCGGCCTCGGTCCGCCAGTCGGCGGTGTAGGTGTAGCCCCACTTGCTGCCCACCACCACGTCCTTGGCGGCCTCGGCGCGGCTGGCCAGCCAGTCGGCCAGGAACTCCTCCGCCCGGCCGTAGGAGCGGGCCGCGTCCAGGTAGCGGACGCCCTGGGCGTAGGCGGCGTCCAGCAGTTGGTGGGTGCGCT
This region includes:
- a CDS encoding glycerophosphodiester phosphodiesterase; its protein translation is MSARQAADTTRSALGRRAVLGAAMAGAGGAALVGTGAGTAPAAEAAGRPGGGGGGRALPVPTVVAHRGASGYRPEHTLGAYQLGLDLGADIIEQDLVPTRDGHLVCRHENDITGTTDVADHPEFAELRTTKTVDGVDYTGWFTEDLTLAELKTLRAVERIPGQRPHNTLYDGRWEIPTFAEVLDWAAEQGRRRGRPVWLYTETKHPTYFRSLGLGLEEPLAALLRRRRLHRSNAPVFLQSFEPTSVERLAGLVDTPGVVLLGAADSRPWDFQESGDPRTVADLITPQGLAEIAGYASGIGPVLDLVIPRAADGSLTSPTSLVADAHEADLLVHPYTLRNENAFLPADFRRGEDPNGFGDAFGALRAYFDAGVDGVFADHPDTALLAAEDFRAGR
- a CDS encoding lysophospholipid acyltransferase family protein, producing the protein MRVTMNDPEGKLSRFVLLKVLLGPLLKLLLRPRVEGLAHVPGSGPVILAGNHLTFIDSVILPLVCDRQVFFIGKDEYVKGRSVKGRVMAWFFTAVGMIPVDRDGGRGGVAALMTGRRVLERGDVFGIYPEGTRSPDGRLYRGRTGIARLTLMTGAPVVPFAMIGTDRVQPGGKGLPRVGRGRRITVRFGQPLDFSRYEGMDRDRYVLRAVTDEVMTEVMRLSGQEYVDMYATKARAA
- a CDS encoding aldo/keto reductase, yielding MAFTRYDPEATPTARIGLGLAAVGRPGYVTLGRARDLPADRTPEALRERTHQLLDAAYAQGVRYLDAARSYGRAEEFLADWLASRAEAAKDVVVGSKWGYTYTADWRTEADTHEVKDHGAATLDRQLGESTALLDGRLDLYQVHSVTPGSPALSDPAVLARLARLVEDGVTVGLSTSGPDQAEAIRAALDVTVGGRPLYSTVQATFNLLEPSAGPALAEAHEAGRTVLVKEALANGRLAGEAAPPELRRLAQDSGTTADAVALAAVLTQPWAALVLSGAATVAQLTENAKAATLSLDPARLASLARLVEPPTTYWRTRSALPWR